One genomic window of Aethina tumida isolate Nest 87 chromosome 3, icAetTumi1.1, whole genome shotgun sequence includes the following:
- the LOC109602718 gene encoding anaphase-promoting complex subunit 1, with translation MIAASDPQEFVPSGRQQAFKHPQPDAKRIGNEQSDLLLNKLERVSLVEGNNTEWWILRKTPNEHNNTSANYETYRDEDKSYFGCSHKEATSYLDDSLTSKSLDVGKSGKRMSDAGCSRQGNKRLSVDNDNKNESRFVSDSNKLNYGRASTKCFRTKLETGFMEDELYVRGNTTIWSRGLVTNEDEVDNGRQTICSYTSPLPVKQAFWCTFYCERPTYDPNLIDVHRKVDEPAGIPVPSICIIDEHNLRVFSEKGEDFVISVPFQIKKAWPTKFGIFIEKKADSVGKDNFYDCQSTIFSMAYPIDDICSLAVNCNNLIQILNNKNLSIVFTSEEPSICMVYNSQTKQHSVFRVRNIRPDERAFVEKSNNANNTKNPLTTSKQLKNKFSIWNIVNSSNIPASSLGHAHQTRSLNSMAAMSRCQSPSASIGSPWVGPKSRASFNTTERATSMPNNTFFDFSKIMSHLRSTPTVCLDYLWTDNYSVQDGALAGPATKVFLSEDFSGQWYLCYILLSRFQLSIVKIDFTSNYPNISFGMLTSISAKDAVPIPHLHMLAILEHNGNVTLYSGLTVIGKLHTGGTLVQHTPSPYIRKNCALLYSPFPRRSSLLPHCQPVDPKFDEHLLSPVLPAAPSQMPRSSQFNFEGTSRSVLSGLIDAIENRITLKYSDGTYYRITLPALASSSLVESVLNAFRQFLPRDALIVLMSRWYSTRNALGSQNLSLDQEWSMFTGLMYELIGYEDTTMTQDLSADLPATPASAVKRAKHDSQGSRDDWTMLTTSARYKIRSDMIKMLKLKVTELLFESEPDAEMPDIHINTKSVLFPYIRIIHFVLHLLYEDFKLNLLRCDEMLPLMVFLNKLSNDLELTEYSLHYWKDFPAEATLFTSSNIKECDLKNVNTFPGMSEKPINIMQHILNLLGEDEVEEYPYLAHVNERSRDIVQLVGILSGRHRHLPPESLRDSFVKDLISSHVENASHSHVRIGLNEASIVETAVLTMVDMGITPEYLDTLPVGINLLMYNALWKCRENPPSNWSAEAYYLLWREDLAAQTLKMKKESNEDPVSEKFRMHGNNQMPFVVPPADAEQPDGMEDIDTPLMRLRFADDVRVAETRKMLQSSRPIPIVLVQRPDVSDHDFIEEQEKHLFATCARTMALPVGRGMFTLRTSMPVITEPLPTPPLTLTGKVPPRGTTIDVSHIDTPPNMSLWPLFHNGVANGLRISPDSHYIDTTWIAFNMPKGNCDQQMEHAGFLMALGLNGHLRNLSLLSTYDYLTKLHEMTSVGVLLGWSASYRGTANTNLTKMLSVHVEALLPPTSMELDVPQNLQVAALFGIGLLYQRTAHCHIAEVLLSEIGRPPGPEMENSVDRESYSLAAGLALGLVTLKQGDKPAGLSDLNVPDTLHYYMVGGNKRPLTGSQKDKYKVSSFQIREGSSVNLDVTAPGATLALGLMYLGTGNKAVADWMAPPDTQYLLDFVRPDFLMLRILSRALIHWNDIEPSREWVEGQVPTTIRPYCMVKPSPTVDVDYEAMNQAYCNIVAGACFALGLKFAGSADEDAFETLLYFCHMFTKLTSKSIAELAGKPTIETCLNVLLLSAAMVMAGTGNLEIMRLVRHLRRRVGVTACAVVTYGSHLATHMALGLLFLGGGRYTLSNSPASIAALICAFYPKFPTHSNDNRYHLQAFRHLYVLAVQPRVIIPKDVHLGKSCYANLKIVKLDGSTTTVKAPGIIPDTNTLLKVSVDDERYWPVVFERGHNWDLLLKILSTNGEIEVKQRAGCLSYVVDKLGYHSQLARTLTQSGVVPWDPTPASIRSFTSDETIKHFCDHFFINPRSESEYQKQVIFRQRLMRVTYDAVIKDKLVIVYVLAAIFKMIDDFEGKSKTYNMWQIKIVVKQALMKSSIFDLIPKEAILAIQEETAQQMDADEPGIVGNLRNYLEGVDFVSFDVDYQRMIANYLVFYDLPFKLYHPKCENLLELMDKVKDHNLSSETIERIWKILKTYQ, from the exons TCATGGAAGATGAACTGTATGTAAGAGGCAACACAACAATTTGGAGTAGAGGTTTAGTGACAAATGAAGATGAAGTTGATAATGGTCGGCAAACAATTTGCTCATACACTTCTCCTTTACCAGTTAAACAGGCTTTTTGGTGCACCTTTTACTGTGAGAGGCCTACTTATGATCCCAACCTGATAGATGTTCATAGAAAAGTAGATGAGCCTGCCGGCATACCTGTGCCATCTATATGTATCATAGATGAGCACAATTTGAGAGTTTTTTCTGAAAAGGGTGAGGATTTTGTCATATCTGTgccatttcaaattaaaaaggcATGGCCAACcaaatttggtatttttattGAGAAGAAAGCAGACA GTGTTGggaaagataatttttatgattgccAAAGCACAATCTTTTCTATGGCATATCCAATAGATGATATTTGTTCATTAGCTGTAAATTGTAACaacttaattcaaatattaaacaataagaattTGAGTATTGTATTTACAAGTGAGGAACCAAGTATTTGCATGGTATACAATTCCCAGACAAAACAACATAGTGTGTTTCGTGTAAGAAACATTCGACCCGACGAACGAGCATTTGTCGAAAAATCAAACAATGCAAACAATACTAAAAATCCTTTAACTACTAGTAAG caacttaaaaataaattttcaatttggaaCATAGTAAATAGTTCGAATATTCCTGCTTCTAGTTTAGGTCATGCCCATCAAACAAGATCCCTTAATTCTATGGCTGCAATGAG tcgtTGTCAGTCTCCCTCAGCCTCTATAGGAAGTCCTTGGGTAGGACCCAAATCTAGGGCCAGCTTTAATACAACTGAAAGAGCTACATCAATGCCAAACAATACCTTCTTTGACTTCTCTAAAATTATGTCACATTTAAGATCTACCCCCACTGTCTGTCTGGATTATTTATGGACAGACAACTACTCTGTTCA AGATGGTGCTTTAGCTGGTCCAGCTACCAAAGTATTTCTTAGTGAAGACTTTTCTGGTCAGTGGTATTTGTGTTACATACTTTTGTCTCGTTTTCAATTATCCATTGTCAAAATAGATTTTACTTCAAATTATCCTAATATATCATTTGGTATGTTAACCAGCATCAGTGCCAAAGATGCTGTTCCAATTCCA cattTACATATGTTAGCTATTTTGGAGCATAATGGCAATGTGACCTTATATTCAGGTCTCACAGTGATTGGTAAGCTGCACACAGGTGGCACCTTGGTGCAACATACTCCTTCACCTTATATTAGGAAAAACTGTGCACTCTTATATTCTCCTTTTCCACG gAGAAGCAGTCTCTTGCCACATTGCCAACCAGTTGATCCCAAGTTCGATGAACATTTATTGTCGCCTGTGTTGCCTGCTGCTCCCTCACAAATGCCAAGAAGCAGTCAATTCAATTTCGAAGGTACCTCCAGGTCCGTCCTTTCCGGCCTAATAGACGCGATTGAAAATCGGATTaccttaaaatattcagaCGGGACGTATTACAGGATAACGTTACCAGCTCTGGCGTCGTCTTCATTGGTCGAAAGTGTATTAAACGCTTTCCGCCAGTTTCTGCCAAGGGAcgctttaattgttttaatgtcgAGGTGGTACTCAACGAGAAATGCCCTTGGATCGCAAAATCTTAGCCTGGATCAAGAGTGGAGCATGTTCACTGGGTTGATGTATG AGTTAATTGGCTATGAGGACACCACAATGACACAAGATTTGTCCGCGGACCTACCCGCGACACCAGCCAGTGCCGTCAAGCGTGCGAAACACGACTCCCAGGGCTCAAGGGATGACTGGACCATGTTGACCACAAGTGCCCGCTATAAAATACGCTCTGACatgattaaaatgttgaaactgAAAGTTACTGAGCTCCTTTTCGAAAGCGAACCGGATGCCGAAATGCCCGATATTCATATTAACACCAAGTCGGTGCTTTTTCCCTACATCAGGATTATACATTTTGTGTTGCACTTGCTGTAcgaagattttaaattaaacttgttgCGCTGCGACGAAATGCTGCCGCTGATGGTTTTCTTAAACAAGTTGTCGAACGACTTGGAACTGACCGAGTATTCGTTGCACTATTGGAAGGACTTCCCCGCTGAAGCCACCTTGTTCACCAGCAGCAACATCAAGGAATGCGACTTGAAGAATGTTAATACGTTTCCTGGTATGTCTGAGAAacctattaatattatgcaGCACATTCTTAATTTGTTGGGGGAGGATGAAGTTGAGGAATATCCGTATCTGGCTCATGTGAATGAACGATCCAGGGATATAGTGCAGTTAGTCGGTATATTATCAGGACGCCATCGACACTTGCCACCGGAATCATTGCGCGATAGCTTCGTTAAAGATCTCATAAGCAGTCACGTTGAAAATGCCAGTCATTCACACGTGCGCATTGGTCTCAATGAGGCTTCCATAGTGGAAACGGCCGTGCTCACTATGGTGGATATGGGTATTACTCCGGAGTACTTAGATACTCTTCCAGTTGGCATCAACCTTTTAATGTATAATGCACTTTGGAAGTGCAGGGAAAATCCCCCTTCAAATTGGTCGGCCGAAGCTTATTATTTGTTGTGGCGTGAAGATCTGGCTGCTCAAACTCTGAAGATGAAAAAG GAGTCTAATGAAGATCCCGTCTCAGAAAAGTTCCGGATGCATGGCAACAACCAGATGCCCTTTGTTGTGCCGCCAGCCGATGCCGAACAACCTGACGGTATGGAAGACATCGACACCCCTCTGATGAGGCTACGTTTCGCCGATGACGTTCGAGTTGCGGAAACtagaaaaatgttacaaagttCACGGCCAATACCTATTGTCTTGGTTCAAAGACCCGACGTTTCCGACCATGATTTCATTGAGGAGCAGGAGAAACATTTGTTCGCCACCTGCGCACGCACCATGGCCCTTCCAGTCGGAAG agGTATGTTCACGCTGCGCACTTCAATGCCAGTGATAACGGAACCACTGCCGACTCCGCCCCTCACTTTAACCGGAAAGGTGCCACCGCGTGGCACCACCATCGACGTCAGCCATATCGACACACCTCCCAACATGAGCCTGTGGCCACTGTTCCACAACGGGGTCGCGAACGGCCTACGAATCTCGCCCGACTCGCATTACATCGACACAACTTGGATCGCGTTCAACATGCCGAAGGGTAACTGCGACCAACAAATGGAGCACGCCGGTTTCCTCATGGCGCTTGGACTCAACGGCCACCTAAGGAACCTCTCACTATTAAGCACCTACGATTACCTCACCAAGTTGCACGAAATGACCAGCGTTGGTGTATTATTGG GTTGGTCAGCATCGTATCGCGGCACTGCAAACACGAACTTAACAAAGATGCTGAGCGTACACGTGGAAGCTCTGCTGCCGCCCACGTCGATGGAATTGGACGTGCCGCAGAATTTGCAAGTGGCCGCCCTTTTCGGCATTGGATTGTTGTATCAACGTACCGCTCATTGCCACATTGCCGAGGTGCTGCTGTCGGAGATAGGCAGGCCTCCCGGCCCGGAAATGGAAAACAGTGTCGACAGGGAGTCGTACTCGTTGGCAGCTGGCCTGGCTTTGGGTTTAGTCACACTCAAGCAGGGCGACAAGCCTGCTGGTTTGTCTGATTTGAATGTACCTGATACACTGCATTATTACATGGTTGGCGGCAACAAAAGACCCCTTACTG GATCTCAAAAGGATAAGTATAAAGTTTCATCGTTCCAAATACGAGAAGGTTCATCAGTGAATTTAGACGTTACTGCCCCAGGAGCTACTCTGGCTTTGGGTCTGATGTATTTAGGAACGGGGAATAAGGCGGTAGCAGACTGGATGGCCCCTCCAGACACTCAATATCTGCTTGATTTTGTTAGGCCTGACTTTTTAATGCTTAGGATTTTATCTAGAG ctCTTATACATTGGAATGATATAGAACCATCCAGGGAGTGGGTAGAAGGACAAGTACCAACTACAATTCGACCATATTGTATGGTAAAACCGTCCCCCACTGTGGATGTAGATTATGAAGCCATGAA CCAAGCTTATTGTAATATAGTAGCGGGAGCCTGCTTTGCCCTGGGCCTGAAATTTGCGGGATCAGCCGACGAAGATGCTTTCGAAACCCTTCTGTATTTCTGCCATATGTTTACTAAACTTACATCAAAATCTATCGCGGAGTTAGCAGGCAAACCTACAATAGAAacttgtttaaatgttttgctTTTATCTGCGGCTATG GTTATGGCTGGAACTGGAAATCTAGAAATAATGCGCTTAGTAAGACATTTAAGACGTCGTGTAGGAGTTACTGCTTGTGCCGTCGTGACCTACGGTTCTCATCTGGCTACGCACATGGCCCtaggattattatttttaggtgGAGGAAGATACACTCTTTCAAATTCCCCAGCTAGTATAGCAGCTCTGATCTGTGCCTTTTATCCTAAGTTTCCAACTCATAGTAACGACAATag atatcaCTTGCAAGCCTTCAGGCATTTGTATGTGTTAGCTGTGCAACCGCGTGTGATAATACCAAAAGATGTTCATTTAGGAAAAAGCTGCTatgccaatttaaaaatagttaagttGGATGGATCTACCACAACTGTAAAGGCTCCAGGCATAATTCCCGACACGAACACGTTGCTGAAAGTTTCCGTCGACGACGAACGATATTGGCCTGTGGTATTCGAGAGGGGCCACAACTGGGATCTTCTATT aaaaatcctGTCTACAAACGGGGAAATAGAAGTGAAGCAGCGGGCAGGTTGTTTGAGCTACGTGGTGGATAAATTGGGATATCACAGTCAGCTCGCTAGAACTCTAACACAGTCGGGTGTTGTACCTTGGGATCCGACGCCTGCCTCTATACGTTCGTTCACGTCTGACGAAACGATCAAACACTTCTGCGatcacttttttataaaccCACGTTCTGAGTCTGAGTATCAAAAACAAGTGATATTCAGGCAGAGACTGATGAGGGTCACTTATGACGCAGTTATAAAGGACAAGCTGGTGATCGTGTATGTTCTTGCAGCAATTTTTAAG atGATAGATGATTTTGAAGGTAAATCAAAGACGTACAACATGTGGCAAATTAAAATCGTAGTGAAACAAGCATTAATGAAGTCATCAATATTTGACTTGATTCCTAAAGAAGCAATTCTCGCCATTCAGGAGGAAACTGCACAACAAATGGATGCAGATGAGCCTGGCATTGTTGGGAACTTGAGGAATTACCTCGAAGGGGTTGATTTTGTTTCCTTTGACGTAGATTATCAGAGAATGATAGCAAATTACCTGGTGTTCTATGATTTGCCTTTCAAATTGTACCACCCAAAGTGTGAAAATTTACTGGAGCTTATGGATAAAGTTAAAGATCACAATTTATCCAGTGAAACAATTGAaagaatttggaaaattttgaaaacttaccaataa